A DNA window from Synechococcus sp. UW179A contains the following coding sequences:
- a CDS encoding adenosylcobinamide-GDP ribazoletransferase, with protein MICPALRSASPPWLRDLAGAWVFYSVLPGWPWPTPRFERIARFAPWIGAVIGGLMAALWLLLSALNWPSVAIAPAALALGLWLTGGLHLDGLMDTADGLAAGSSRCLEAMDDSRVGASGVQAAFIVLLLQFSALVQLGGFAPAALVFAAALARVSPLWAMGRFGYLRKQDTGTAAFHRRNWCGWREGNPTLLLLLATGLLVWGLQPRRFIAWIGIALLGTLAALLPAEWLGRRLGGHTGDSYGATLMICETFTLLAAALLAPVLFPAA; from the coding sequence GTGATCTGCCCTGCTCTGCGGTCTGCCTCTCCCCCTTGGTTGCGTGACCTGGCCGGCGCCTGGGTGTTTTATTCGGTGCTGCCCGGCTGGCCATGGCCAACTCCTCGTTTCGAGCGCATTGCCCGCTTTGCTCCCTGGATCGGAGCAGTGATCGGCGGGCTGATGGCAGCTCTCTGGTTGCTGCTCAGTGCTCTGAACTGGCCATCTGTGGCGATCGCTCCTGCCGCATTGGCTCTTGGCCTCTGGCTCACAGGTGGTCTCCATCTGGATGGACTGATGGACACGGCCGACGGTCTGGCTGCAGGCAGCAGTCGTTGTCTTGAGGCGATGGATGACAGTCGTGTCGGCGCCAGTGGTGTACAAGCGGCGTTCATCGTGCTGCTGCTCCAGTTTTCAGCTTTGGTCCAGCTCGGTGGGTTCGCTCCTGCTGCCCTGGTGTTTGCAGCGGCCTTGGCGAGGGTCTCGCCGCTATGGGCCATGGGGCGCTTCGGTTATCTGCGCAAGCAGGACACGGGAACTGCGGCGTTCCACCGCCGCAACTGGTGTGGTTGGCGTGAAGGCAACCCCACCCTGTTGTTGTTGCTTGCCACTGGGTTGCTGGTGTGGGGCCTCCAGCCTCGGCGATTCATTGCTTGGATTGGCATTGCTTTGTTGGGGACCTTGGCAGCTCTGCTTCCGGCTGAGTGGTTGGGCAGGCGCCTTGGGGGCCATACCGGCGACAGTTACGGCGCCACTTTGATGATCTGCGAAACGTTCACTCTTCTGGCTGCTGCGTTGCTTGCTCCCGTTCTGTTTCCGGCAGCGTGA
- the tgt gene encoding tRNA guanosine(34) transglycosylase Tgt: protein MFDFKISAHCCRTDARCGAFSTPHGVVDTPRFMPVGTLATVKGVSADQLATTGAQMVLSNTYHLHLQPGETVVEAAGGLHRFMGWNGPMLTDSGGFQVFSLGDLNRIDDQGVDFRNPRNGNRILLTPERSMEIQMALGADVAMAFDQCPPYPATENDVEEASRRTHAWLERCVSAHQKSDQALFGIVQGGCFPHLRDASARAVASFDLPGIAIGGVSVGEPVEEMHRIVRQVTPLLPNDRPRYLMGIGTLREMSVAVANGIDLFDCVLPTRLGRHGTALVGGERWNLRNARFRHDHTPLDPTCPCQACRQHSRSYLHHLIRSDELLGLTLLSLHNLTHLIRFTTAIGQAIKDGCFSEDFAPWQEESPAHHTW from the coding sequence GTGTTCGACTTCAAGATCAGCGCTCACTGTTGCCGCACGGATGCACGCTGCGGAGCGTTCTCGACCCCGCATGGAGTTGTGGATACGCCGCGGTTCATGCCGGTGGGGACCCTGGCCACAGTGAAGGGGGTCAGTGCGGATCAGCTGGCAACCACCGGGGCCCAGATGGTCCTGTCCAACACCTACCACCTGCATCTGCAACCCGGCGAGACGGTCGTGGAGGCCGCAGGCGGACTGCATCGGTTCATGGGCTGGAACGGGCCAATGCTCACCGATTCCGGTGGATTTCAGGTTTTCAGCCTTGGTGATCTCAATCGCATCGATGACCAGGGCGTTGATTTTCGCAATCCACGCAACGGCAATCGCATCCTGCTCACCCCGGAGCGATCGATGGAGATCCAGATGGCACTCGGGGCGGACGTGGCCATGGCCTTCGATCAATGCCCCCCTTATCCGGCAACAGAGAACGATGTGGAGGAGGCCAGTCGTCGAACCCACGCCTGGCTGGAGCGCTGCGTGAGCGCCCATCAGAAGTCCGATCAGGCTCTGTTCGGCATTGTGCAAGGAGGCTGCTTTCCCCACCTGCGTGACGCCAGCGCCCGCGCGGTCGCCAGCTTTGATCTACCGGGAATCGCCATTGGTGGAGTGAGTGTGGGCGAACCCGTGGAAGAGATGCATCGGATCGTGCGCCAGGTCACTCCACTGCTACCGAACGATCGCCCCCGTTATCTGATGGGGATCGGCACCCTGAGGGAAATGAGCGTTGCCGTCGCCAACGGCATCGATCTGTTCGACTGCGTCCTGCCAACACGGCTGGGCCGGCACGGCACAGCTCTTGTCGGTGGTGAACGCTGGAATCTGCGCAACGCCCGTTTCCGGCATGACCACACGCCTCTAGACCCGACCTGTCCGTGTCAGGCCTGCCGGCAGCACAGCCGCTCCTATCTGCACCATCTGATCCGCAGTGATGAGCTGTTAGGGCTGACCCTGCTCAGCCTGCACAACCTCACCCACCTGATCCGCTTCACCACCGCCATAGGGCAGGCGATCAAGGACGGCTGTTTTTCAGAGGATTTCGCTCCCTGGCAAGAGGAGTCCCCGGCTCATCACACGTGGTAG
- a CDS encoding photosystem II reaction center protein K, which translates to MAAFSLDLLAQLPEAYQAFGPLIDILPIIPLFFLLLAFVWQASVGFR; encoded by the coding sequence ATGGCTGCTTTCTCCCTCGATCTGCTGGCTCAACTTCCAGAGGCTTATCAGGCTTTCGGTCCGCTGATCGACATCCTCCCGATCATTCCTCTGTTTTTCCTGTTGCTGGCCTTCGTCTGGCAAGCATCCGTCGGTTTCCGCTGA
- a CDS encoding WecB/TagA/CpsF family glycosyltransferase — MEALTTGPRDQRRCQVLDIPVDACRDVTSAAIGLHAEGGGQVVTLNAEMTMLARRNTDLGAVIRTADLVIPDGAGVVWALARQGIKVQRSPGIELARSLLTYAEAHGWRVALVGASPEVMDRLSDRLAQQSPALQLVFAEHGYQDASAWPELETRLRRLSPDLVLVALGVPLQEIWIQRMRDKLPGLWMGVGGSFDVWSGLKQRAPSWTSRLQLEWLYRLLQDPSRWRRYLVLPQFAWSVLRCGKR, encoded by the coding sequence ATGGAAGCACTGACAACCGGTCCGCGCGATCAACGTCGTTGCCAAGTTCTCGACATCCCCGTTGATGCCTGCCGAGATGTAACTTCCGCAGCCATCGGCCTGCATGCAGAGGGTGGAGGGCAGGTCGTCACGCTGAACGCTGAGATGACGATGCTTGCTCGCCGCAACACGGACCTGGGTGCTGTGATCCGAACTGCTGATCTGGTGATTCCTGATGGTGCAGGTGTGGTCTGGGCTCTCGCGCGCCAAGGGATCAAGGTGCAGCGCAGTCCAGGAATTGAGCTTGCAAGGTCCTTGCTCACGTATGCGGAAGCCCATGGTTGGCGCGTCGCACTTGTCGGGGCGTCGCCTGAAGTGATGGACAGGTTGTCTGACCGTCTGGCTCAGCAGAGTCCAGCACTGCAACTGGTTTTTGCAGAACACGGATATCAAGATGCCAGTGCCTGGCCGGAGCTTGAAACGAGGTTGCGGCGACTCAGTCCCGATCTGGTTCTTGTGGCTCTTGGGGTGCCCCTCCAGGAGATCTGGATCCAGCGAATGCGCGACAAGCTCCCCGGTCTCTGGATGGGAGTCGGCGGCAGCTTCGATGTCTGGTCAGGTTTGAAGCAACGTGCCCCGAGCTGGACCAGTCGTTTGCAGCTGGAGTGGCTTTACAGACTGTTGCAGGATCCAAGCCGCTGGAGGCGCTATCTCGTTCTGCCTCAATTTGCTTGGTCGGTGCTGCGCTGCGGTAAGCGGTAG
- a CDS encoding glycoside hydrolase family 15 protein, giving the protein MVLSHPTREEDQLRAQRLTQLDRSIERVVLQRQNPISGLLPASTAHTVHGNYGDAWVRDCIYSIQCVWGLAIAHRRQKGSCQRCWELEQRVIDLMRGLLNAMMRQAEKVERFKSSLDPLDALHAKYDSASGSPVVADDGWGHLQLDATSLFLLQLAQLSSGGLAVIHNSHEASFIQNLVYYVARAYRVADYGIWERGDKGNHGLPERNASSIGMAKAALEALDGVDLFASHGDGSMQVLIPHGAVVRLRRALTGLLPRESASKEVDSACLSVIGYPAWAVEDRALVERTNRRIRRELGGPYGYKRFRRDGHQTVVEDITRLHYEREELATFEGIESEWPLFLAYELVTACFEQRWDEANLWRERLQALLVERDGERLFPELYLVPAEQLELERRAPGSQRRIANENVPLLWTQSLAWIGEMLLDGLIKAEDLDPCGRRMPATLGAQKVLVSLVPGDAAVARKLEKLGLPVSDPESADLPVLPSEALRERLSNIGADTALGLSGQPPLRPETAVTARLYRQGGQQLAFLPAVLEEGTFFLSHDPRQLVESIVNELHLLQRHWQGQGAPLLLIPIQAALLERHETLLLELTQRLQSGSIEEVSVDFADLGTLASKAQWLTLPDENEGNRQLDKAEQAAELLQASTDLSDLTAAQEQELDDIPLEELRQRLWSSHSLREQAEVLELLTQQLGQQAILSGPKGTPVELATLLQEIYRRGLSQEDWNVARRCAGAMGLIHPQLEDALTDLLSRQKQVVIGRNYSSDSRLTSPVSSQSIAALIERTCGSDGRERMLQQELLLALDGIARREPSMIRGSLTFQLGQLLLLLTSELAAEQQCGQDEAFEALCDQPPHCISLRLRTVLADVDHARAALQRRELLHLSGKVQWNIPEPLDESPSGSDWLQHRIRLGSLQQVPKEFYAGIWSLLHHCRGLVIGDKLERRNRLTSALLREKTPGERNFAIQVEHLLSRIRAPEYRQLCTESLLSLMAFATANPNMRFDDDIALDVVIGHAVRVGWRNRHPEQNSNDYSQHKAAAWAQFYRSSPAECRHWQIEALRELADQEGLR; this is encoded by the coding sequence ATGGTTCTGTCGCACCCGACCCGTGAAGAGGATCAGCTGCGTGCGCAGCGGCTGACGCAGCTCGACCGCTCCATCGAGCGCGTGGTGCTGCAGCGACAGAACCCGATCAGTGGGCTACTGCCCGCTAGCACAGCCCACACCGTGCATGGCAATTACGGTGACGCCTGGGTTCGCGACTGCATTTATTCGATCCAGTGCGTCTGGGGTCTGGCGATCGCCCACCGGCGCCAAAAGGGCAGCTGTCAACGCTGCTGGGAGCTCGAACAGCGCGTCATCGACCTGATGCGCGGATTGCTGAACGCCATGATGCGTCAGGCCGAAAAAGTGGAGCGCTTCAAAAGCAGCCTCGACCCCCTGGATGCCCTGCATGCGAAGTACGACAGTGCCAGTGGATCTCCGGTCGTTGCCGATGATGGATGGGGTCATCTGCAGCTGGATGCCACATCTCTGTTTCTGTTGCAGCTGGCCCAGCTGAGCTCCGGCGGCTTGGCTGTCATTCACAACAGCCACGAAGCATCCTTCATCCAGAACCTGGTTTATTACGTGGCCAGGGCCTACCGCGTTGCCGATTACGGAATCTGGGAGCGGGGCGACAAGGGCAATCACGGCCTGCCCGAAAGAAATGCCAGTTCGATCGGTATGGCCAAGGCCGCACTAGAGGCACTGGACGGGGTTGACCTTTTTGCTTCCCACGGAGACGGAAGCATGCAGGTGCTCATTCCACACGGTGCTGTGGTGCGACTGAGACGAGCTCTGACTGGGTTGCTGCCGCGTGAGTCGGCAAGCAAAGAAGTTGATAGCGCTTGCCTCTCAGTGATCGGCTACCCCGCCTGGGCTGTGGAAGATCGAGCGCTGGTGGAGCGCACCAACAGGCGGATCAGGCGCGAGCTGGGAGGTCCCTATGGCTACAAGCGCTTTCGCAGGGATGGTCATCAGACGGTGGTGGAAGACATCACCCGGCTGCACTACGAGCGTGAAGAGCTGGCCACCTTTGAAGGAATCGAATCGGAATGGCCGCTGTTCCTGGCCTATGAATTGGTCACCGCCTGTTTCGAGCAGCGCTGGGACGAGGCCAACCTCTGGCGTGAACGCCTGCAAGCACTGCTGGTGGAACGCGATGGAGAACGGCTGTTCCCAGAGCTGTACCTCGTGCCCGCTGAGCAGCTGGAGCTGGAACGGCGTGCGCCCGGAAGTCAGCGACGCATCGCCAACGAGAACGTGCCGTTGCTCTGGACCCAGAGCCTCGCCTGGATTGGAGAGATGCTCCTGGATGGACTGATCAAGGCAGAGGATCTTGACCCCTGCGGACGGCGAATGCCCGCCACACTGGGAGCGCAAAAAGTGCTGGTTTCGCTGGTTCCCGGCGATGCCGCCGTCGCGCGCAAATTGGAAAAACTGGGGTTGCCGGTCAGCGATCCCGAATCCGCTGATTTACCGGTGCTGCCATCTGAGGCTCTGCGAGAACGGTTGAGCAACATTGGCGCCGACACCGCCCTTGGTCTCAGCGGCCAGCCACCACTTCGACCAGAAACAGCGGTCACGGCTCGCCTCTATCGCCAGGGCGGACAACAACTGGCTTTTTTACCTGCAGTGCTTGAAGAAGGCACGTTCTTTCTCAGCCATGACCCACGACAGCTGGTCGAAAGCATCGTGAATGAGCTGCATCTGCTCCAACGGCACTGGCAGGGGCAGGGAGCACCACTGCTGCTGATCCCCATACAGGCCGCTCTGCTGGAGAGGCACGAGACGCTTCTCCTGGAACTGACCCAACGCCTACAAAGCGGCAGCATCGAAGAAGTTTCTGTGGACTTCGCTGATCTTGGGACCCTGGCCAGCAAAGCCCAGTGGTTAACGCTGCCGGATGAAAACGAGGGCAACAGACAACTCGATAAAGCAGAGCAAGCAGCTGAACTACTGCAGGCCTCCACCGATCTGAGCGACCTCACAGCTGCACAAGAGCAGGAACTGGATGACATCCCCCTGGAAGAGCTACGGCAGAGGTTGTGGAGCAGCCACTCGCTGCGGGAACAAGCGGAGGTCCTGGAGCTGTTAACACAACAACTCGGTCAGCAGGCCATTCTCAGCGGTCCCAAGGGAACTCCAGTTGAGCTAGCCACTCTGCTGCAGGAGATCTACCGACGCGGTCTCAGCCAGGAGGACTGGAATGTGGCCAGACGCTGCGCCGGCGCCATGGGTCTGATTCATCCTCAGCTGGAGGATGCACTCACAGACCTGCTGAGCCGTCAGAAACAGGTTGTGATCGGCAGGAACTACAGCAGCGACTCGCGACTGACCAGTCCTGTCTCCAGCCAATCGATCGCAGCCCTGATCGAGCGCACCTGCGGCAGTGACGGCCGAGAACGGATGCTGCAGCAGGAGTTGCTGCTGGCACTGGACGGGATCGCCAGGCGCGAACCGAGCATGATCAGAGGCTCCCTGACCTTCCAGCTCGGGCAGCTGCTGCTGTTACTGACCTCAGAGCTGGCCGCCGAGCAGCAGTGCGGCCAAGACGAGGCCTTCGAAGCCCTGTGCGATCAACCTCCGCACTGCATCAGCCTGCGGCTGCGCACCGTGCTGGCCGACGTCGACCACGCCAGAGCAGCCCTGCAACGGCGGGAACTGCTGCACCTGAGCGGCAAGGTGCAGTGGAACATTCCCGAGCCCCTCGATGAAAGCCCCAGCGGAAGTGACTGGCTCCAGCACCGGATTCGCCTGGGCTCACTGCAACAGGTTCCCAAAGAGTTCTATGCAGGAATCTGGTCACTGCTCCACCACTGCCGTGGACTGGTGATTGGCGACAAACTGGAACGCCGCAACCGTCTAACCAGCGCCCTGCTTCGGGAGAAAACCCCTGGCGAACGCAACTTCGCCATTCAGGTGGAGCATCTGCTCAGTCGGATTAGAGCTCCTGAATACCGTCAGCTCTGCACCGAAAGCCTGCTCTCGTTGATGGCCTTTGCAACCGCCAATCCCAACATGCGCTTTGACGACGACATCGCCCTTGATGTGGTCATCGGCCATGCCGTGCGGGTGGGCTGGAGAAATCGCCATCCGGAGCAGAACAGCAACGATTATTCCCAGCACAAAGCAGCTGCCTGGGCTCAGTTCTACCGGTCGTCTCCAGCCGAATGCCGGCATTGGCAGATTGAAGCCCTCAGGGAGCTCGCCGATCAGGAAGGGCTCCGCTGA